Part of the Anomaloglossus baeobatrachus isolate aAnoBae1 chromosome 1, aAnoBae1.hap1, whole genome shotgun sequence genome, ccatggttccaggtacccatgTAGCCGatatcactcccatctgcaccacaaaacccaatcacctcacagcagtcactgccagacacaccagggggtggacaagCTGGAAATGGGACGGCCACTGGGGGACTgcgcagactgtgagagggagacaaGAGAGAACtgaagtaggctccaaagagagagctgggagagtgagctcctggggagatagggacactggttgggtagcaagcggtgatccgggtccagaggagtcggggaccggtagcagggacattggacgagggtgtgacggacatagtcttggaggactgttggcaccagaaggcccaaaagaactgaccggtaatgagcacgacggggtacaggaccctagatcaggagccgattcaacgtcctggcaatttacctgtAAGGGAGAGGACCTCCAAGAACTTCCCTAcaagctcagaggttgagggcatcagcacaacggagGACAGTggtgtatccagacacagtaacccactaaagtcccacataccagccctcaagagcacagctacactacaaatagtgagcagggcccccacagCTTCAAATCACAGGAACCACCAACGGACCAAAAATTGTGTACGGAGGCAGGTTCCAGATCACTAAGTGACATTggcgggaccgggtacttggatggactcccggcagcggcagctgtacacagagactttggtctccctgcagtgtgtgtgtctcctttctaaacctcatccaccaccacgactacccacagtaagTACCCTGGtcccgtgcaccctgtcctcccaaagcacCAAAACTCTGAGTCCGGAGCCTTCCCtaactgcggagggactgacaccttgctgcccaacaccatccaccatctgccccggtactccttaaagCAGTgacggtactcccattactgcaacctgcaggtggcgtcacgaactaatcccctgtaaatacccccttccatggatcaaagtgtccaccaagccgggtccgggcccctcgagccaccacaatcccggatccgagcagcccgaccaagaCCGGGGTGGTACagttgcagatttttaatagcacataggtgttccagtcagtcttttttctgaatagcatgcagtttcttctgactgagaacccagaaccccgccctattaccagactctattcaggatcctatatagccaggagcctgtctgcccataatTGCAGATTTTTAATATCACatagaggcattaaggttaggttcccaaaaAATTAGAGATTACTTTGTCGTTGGTTtttgggctcatttgcattgatcaatacatttgctaaacatctctattactttcaaatattcatagcagttttgcaataccattttttatgtatttcattttttccagatagctaaatgtatttttcattgtttatagtatccctatagcagtaatactttatcatttttcatgtttatattttgatagtggttagtgtgcagcttattatccttaTTATAGTCCGAGGTGAtaagccaggacaggaacagggagcaggcagagaggagtcaaacaactgtccagggtcaagaaacaaacatcagaacacatgcagaaacacaggccaacagcacaactacagaaccagaatgcaatcctgcgctgtcaatcaacctgccagctcagcagctcaggaaaacacagctgagcatctcctaatgtgcaagatgctctgcacagagaaattgtgccactgccagctcagtagtccaggaaagcgcagcagagcatcttatAGTGTGCAAGATGATCTGCACAGAAGAATCGTGACAGCTCCTTTTTCATTGTTGTTCCAGAAGATGGCCCAGCAACAGAAGCAGCAAAATCAGATTCTGACATTCTGGCGGTCCTTGAATACCCCGCTGAACGCTAAGACGTCAACCCCACCATGGGAACCTAGTCTAGCTGCGGTAGCTACTGCGGCAGTTGTTCCAGCTTCTGGATCCGGTCCTCATTTGTCTACTCCACCGCAGTTTGATAGTGACCAAAAGCAATTTTGAGGGTTCGTTAACCAGTGCACGCTGCACTTTGAGCTATTGCCTCATCAGTTTGCTTCAGATCAGGTCAAGCTGGCCTTTCTTATGTTTCATTTGGGAGGAAAGGATTTCACCTAGATTAATCCCCTATGGGAGAGGAGCGATCATGTTATCTCTGAACTGCAGTCCTTACTAAGCGCATTCTGAGAAGTcttctatagggggctttacactttgcgatatcgttaatgaattatcgtctggtcacggtgtttgtgacgcacatccggcgtcattaatgatatcacagtgtgtgacaagtacgagcgaccttaaactatcgcaaaagcagtaaaaatcgtttgccgcggagaggtcgtcctgaaactaaaaatcgttctctgcttattagcgatgttgttcctcgttcctgcggcagcacacatcactgtgtgtgacaccgcaggagcgacgaacatctccttacctgcctccactggcaatgcggaaggaaggagatgggcggggtgttacgtcccactcatctccgcccctccgcttctattggatgcctgccatgtgacgtcgctatgacgccgcacgaacctcccccatagaaaggaagcggatcgccggccagagtgacgtcgcaggccaggtaagtgcgtgtgacgtggGTAAGcgtggttgtgcggcacgggcagcgatttgcctatgtcgcacaaccgacgggggtcggtacgatcgctgcgtgtaaagtacccttaagactacaTGGATAATGCCAGCGACAGCAGAGTGAGACTGTTGCTTGCAGGTGGCTGCTGGTTTTAAGGTTGCCCCCACGTTCGGTATTTGGACAAGTGATATGAACTTTGGCCTCAGACCATAACTTATGAAATGAACTCTGGCATCTGAGCATAACTTATGTGAACTCTAAGGAAAATCATAACAGTTTTTATTATTCGTTTTTAaatgtttatatgtatatataaatatacatgtaAGAGTATATTAAAATTTTTGGAACGATCATATTTTAGCGGGTAGGTGCGTAGGATGTGGTCGTGCCCTGCAATGTAAAATTTATGGTTATGTTGATTGCAATGTGTTGGCTAAGTGAGCTCTGGTGTAACGTGTTACTACTATCTACGAGGACCACCCAAGGGGTGATGGACAcctgcctgaagaaaccagtaagtgtcatgcaccccacctgGAATCCTATGAGCAGCCAGAGTCTCCTTAGCGAAGGAGTGCGGCACCCGTACGGTTCATGGCCGGCACCTTTCTTCATCTATCCATCCTGCCAAACTGCCAGCGAATCCGTCAAATCTTGCAAGCCTGCCATCCGCCTATTGGTCTTACGCAGGCATCTTTGATAACAAGGAAGCAGACACTTTACCCCCATGTAGGCAATATGATTGTCCTATTGACCTACTTCCAGGTTCCACACATGTTCGAGGCCGAATCTACCAGGAATAGACCCAAGCCATATCCAAATATATCAACGAGAATCTGGCATATCGATTAATCCAAAAGTCCTCTTCTCCGGGTGGTGCAGGATTCttgttcgtgaaaaagaaagatgaCTCTTTCCAGCCCTATCTGTACTATAGGGGCCTCAATCAGATTACGGGGAAGATTAAATATTCGCTGCCACTCATACTGGAATTGTTTGACCATCTCCAGAATCTTTTCTAAATTTCACCTCCTTGGAGAGTATAATCTGATCTATATACGGTCAGGGGTCAACTGGAAGACCGTCGTTTGAGCTTAGTAAAGCCCCttcggtcttccaggagtttgtgacATCATTTTTGATCTTTTTTTACTCTTGTATGGttgtctacctggacgacattcttGTGTTCTCTTCACAGGAGGAATTTCCACTACATTCTGCAGAGACTGAGGGAGAACCGTCTGTATGCCAGGTTCGAGAAGGGCGTTTTCGGACAGacctctcttcctttcctggggtaaaTAATCTCAGATATTGTTTTAAAGATGGACCCTGAGAAAGTGTCTGCGATTGTGAAGTGGCCTTGTCCTGACGGTGTGAAAGCCATCCAGCGGTTTATGGGATTCACTaattactaccgccagtttataccTCACTTCTCATCCGGAACCATCCCTATCCCTGCCATGATCCACAAGGCTGCTAATCCAAAGGTGTGCAATCTGAGGACTCCAAAAGGgagatcactgagtttaatgaggtcacctgaggtcagtttacctgcggtcaaaacttgggtactgtgggaacctccagctatgatcgCAGATAAACtgactgacgtcaccgctcatcgctgcagctcagtctctgcctgaagcccacagaatGCACTCATGTTCTGTGTCCACACGCTATGCCTTCATtagtgtagcaaagctggaatcgtcatggggccACGTATGGATTACGTCgaaactgggtgttttgggggttaataaaggggagaaagagggtgagttttcttgtattttatttcaaataatgattTTTTCTGTGttatgtgttttatttcttttcacttatagattagtaatctCATAAAAATCACTCCttattaatctagggtttagttgCAGCTGggagttgtcattaaccccttattaccctgattgccactgaacCAGGGGAATAGGGAAGAGCTGGTTAAGGTTCGGGTATTGTCGCTTGCAAGATGAGTCTCTATATACTGACCATTTTTGCAATTACTACTGAGGCACCATCCATAATTTATATCCACTTTTCAAAGAAAAAACGAAGTGCTCAGAAAAATAACAATTTATTTAATATTAATGTAGAACATTTTTAAATAAGCAAGGGGTCCTATTGAAAGCTGAGACAATCCCATAATACAATAATTGTGATGAAAAATTATTTTCTTAATCATACAGTATATAGCAGCGATTATTCAGTCAAAATCCAAATAatatacaataaaaaaatatatctatacATTAGTAAATATTCAGTGATTATAATAATTCACAGCAAGATAATATATGGTAACAATTATTCAATGATTGTAATTTAGTTTGAGGTAGTATATAACAGCAATATTTTAAGTCAATGAGACACCTTTGTATAAAATTATTCCATATTGAGAGTTTAGTCCTAGTGGATATGTATGATATTCATAATGTATGTGGAAATCTGGACTAGCTGTGGAAAGCTAGAGTTCAGAGTACAGCTGTGAGCTGTAATTGACCTCTTATTGCctcgattaccactgcaccaggggaaTCAGGGTGAGCCGGATAAGGTTCCGggattgtggcatctaatggatgtgacaatcctgggtggctacggactgctatttttaggctgaggggcccaataaccatggttcctgcccagcctgagaatactagcccccagatttcggttttatcatggctgggtatcaaaattgggggggggggggggtgaccgcaaaccaatttttttaattatttatttaaatactaaaaaaaacccagatgcggtccctcttattttgatacacatccaagataagcgcatggccagGGGCTGAAACCTGTagacatatgctttatctgtgctgagtatcataatatgggcaaACCCTatgtcaattgttttatttattttatgtataCACTATATGgacacacagcgtctgtgattggttgcagtcagacacactttcacacagggtgggggcacgtctgactgtaaccaatcacagaagccgggacTGCCGGTGAGCgggtgaagcagtgcatatgcatgaaggataatgagcagccttGGAAATAGTTTTACAACCGCATGGGACACTGGTAATTATAATGCACCTGCTTTTCCCTTGtttgtttaatttttattttttaattaccgGAGTTGCCAAATCAGATCAGTACACGGAGGGGCCAGCGCTCGGGTGCTTTTTTTTAACCCACACGGATCCGgagttttacagtccgggtccgcccatcactagccaTTTCATGACTGGAAGCGGCCATCGATAATACTGATAAAACACAAATTCAGAACTTTCCTCCCAATATGTATTATTTTGTGTGATGGCATCTGGCCATTTAAGCACAATGGATAGCACTGGATTTATGTTCCATTCTTAATGTTTCTACAGTATATTTCTTGCCAAAAACTGTATGTGCTTGCGAATGTAACTCAAATATTAGTACATGAAGGGCTGtatgcaggatgtctccagaaatACAGGGAGAGGACTAACATGATGACACAATAGTGACAAGTTGAGGCGATAGTGTCTTCAGTGACTGAGGTGATGATGGCTACAGGCGGGGGCACGGTGACTCATGCTCCGTCTGAGGGTATATAAGGGGCAGCTCCGAGCAGGGCACAGTGACGAGAACTTGGCCGCTCCGCCAGCATTATCATTATCCTCCTGAAGTTCCCGTGTGGCGGGAGTctcagcgctcctcacctgtctaCACATGGCGCTTCTCCTCAGGGGCTCGGTGCTGTTCGCAGCGCTGCTCATGCTCGTGTCTGCTCTGCCTGGAGAGCTGAGGGGAAAGAGGAGTCCGATAACGGCTTCCGAGTACGGGGTGAAGTTATGTGGCCGCGAGTTTATCAGGGCAGTCATCTTCGCCTGCGGAGGGTCCCGGTGGAAGCGGCTGCTGCAGGAGGATGGGAGGAGCCCCGGTTACCGAAGTACAGGTGAGGGGtgaggcgcagcgggtggaggggcAGCTGAGGGCGCGGATAACGTGCGGGAAGCAGACGGGGCTGGCGCTTCTGTACAGTCGtccctgtgtgtggtggctctgtgTAGTAGGAATGACGTTTCCTCAGAACTTTTGTCTCCATTTAGTTTGGTCCATTTAGATAAGAGTCCGGAaaccatggagacaattatctcttaATTCTCATATAAAAGGCGCACAATTTGTCTAAGAAAACCTAGAGCCTTGTATAAAGGGTAACCCTGTATATGTCTGAGGAAATGGCACCCAGTTGTCTGATAGTTTGTCAAAAATATGCCACCCAGTCTGTATGCCGCCTTTGAGGTAAAAGTTACATTGGGCTACAAAGAGCAGTCATTTTGTCTGGCATGTAAGAGGTTATTTaaccttaattttttttattaaagatacaTTTACTTTTGAGCCTTCGTCAGACTTCATATTTCACAGAAAACTAGTGCAGCACGTAACGACAGCGTTCCCATCAAAACAAGGGAAACCCACAGACCCTACTAGTAGTTAGTACAGAAGAATTTCTTgataaaatttcttgagaaaatgagcgtgtcaattcttttccgcaggtaccctgcggatttcgacagtacagcctgcaaaaatccgcagggaacaacctgctggaaattcgcggctaatccgcatgcggatttaccgcggatttggtgcggatttttttccggaggtccggaaatcttccactcccagaagtttctcaagaaattttcttgagaaacttcacagttctagtgcgcacaaagcctaatggaagtcaatggggaactcgagcattattCCGGaatatcttccagaaaaatgctcgagttcctcaTTGTCGAGCCTGTCTGAGCATCCCAATGCTCATACGAGTACCGggcatggtactgctcgctcatcactaatcctgatGAAGTTGGAGACTTCGAAATGCGTCAATTTAGTCCAATAAAACCACTGCTTTATTATGATTCGTCGTCTCATCGATCTGACAGCAGCGCAGAACTAACGACTATTCTTCCATTAATTGAAACATTTTCAGAAGTGTTAGTAAAGTAAGTAAAATCAACAATGTAACATGTTTATGGCTTTTAGGGTTTCTCTGCCGTGTCCTCTTCTGTACACAGATATTATCTATGatatgtattatttatttttttcctaattTGATTTATCCATAGTTCTTTGAGCATAGTGCGGTGATGGGTCACTTGGTCTAATATACTGAAAATCTTGTTTTCTGCCATTATAGTGATAGTGTCCAGGCCTCTACTGATAAGTTTTATAAGTAGATTACTGAACATTCAGATCATTTTATATGAATATTACAATGATTAGATATTaactatttaaaataaaaataaagccatAACAAAATAGTTCAATAATAACTAGCATGCTTGTTTAACAGTTTTCAGGTAGCACCAAGAGATGAAAGTTAGCACTTTACggcaaggctgtgtgcacacgttgcaattttgtcatgtttttttcttcgcaggtttgtcacaaaacctgaagggctttctgatgccagcaaagtgaatgagaatcctggtcACTGTTAcagcctccatctcctccctgaAAGACGTGGCATCAGTGATGCTTGTGATCTGCACAGCGACATCGTCTGCTCTGCTGCTGGCTCAGATCAGTAGAGATCTAGATCTAGCAGCTCAAGCTCACACTGTCAGTGctatcagagtacctagtggcatgcagAGACCAGCATCACTCCCGCAAGTGTTGCAACAGAACGAATGCTGTCAATGTGCTGATTGCACAGTGAGCAGGGAGGGACAGAACAGCCCCTGAAACgagtgtcactgatgatgcttcatttcagggagggggcagaggctgtaacAGTGAGTCTCTGCCCCCTGCTCTGATGactctttgtttgagtatcccagcatgctatgggattctcaaacaaaacatcatcagacaggaagcggggggggggtgttcaatagtaatagataatagataacacagccatattagaaattagtttagattgatAGAGAgggatttagatttttttttcagcCTTTGCATCACCCCTTTAATATCCTATttttatcatttaaaaaaaatacaagtgAATGAAAAACAGCAAAGTCAAAAACAAATCAGTAGTTCATGTGAACATACTTTATCTTCAAATAATGCAGCCAAATATTTCATATTTTAACACATATTCCTGCATCCCAGTTCCTATGTTTTCATCCATAGTTTAGTCACATTGACTTTTTTCCATGTTGAAAGTATTACTTTTTACCGCAATTATTCTATGAAAACCACTTCTGTTCAAACTTGTTTGCTTCTTCGAATTATAGATGGGTATAGCTGGGTCCCATTGGTTGTTGCCTATTCGCATTGCTGGACATCTTCTGATGTCGATAAGTAATCATGATATGTCTTTCATCGGCTCCACTATGTTTACTTGGCCAACCACTGCCATTATGGTGTACATcattgcccgtttcttaggggtactttgcacactacaacatcgcaggtgcgatgtcggtggggtaaaattgaaagtgacacatatccggcgtcgctgtcgacattggagtatgtgaatcctttttactacgattaacgagcgcaaaagcgtatgaTCGGGGTAGCGtcgtttccataatttcggaaggaccgatgttacgatgttgttcctcgttcctgcggcagcatacatcgctgtgcgtgaagccacaggagcgaggaacatctccttacctgcgtcccggctgcaatgaggaaagaaggaggtgggcgggatgtttacgtaccgctcatctccgccccctgcttctattggccgcctgccgtgtgacgtcgctgtgacgccgcacgacccgcccccttaggaaggaggcagttctccggccagagcgacgtcgcagggcaggtaagtgcatgtgaagctgccgtagcgataatgttcgctacggcagctatcacaagatatcgcagctgcgacgtgggcggggactatcgcgcttggcatcgctaccattggcttgcgatgtcgtagtgtgcaaagtaccccttagtgtcctcaatgctgagaaaaacAGGCAGATATTTATTATATATCATCATGGACGTGCCTGAtttgctccaaatttattctgctgcTATACAACATACAGGCAATGTCATTAAGGCCTTGGTTTCACTTGGGTTTTACACAGACGAGTGCAGTCTGGTAAAACATCAGATTACACGCACACCAGTGTTAAACTACAAGGTAGTGTCcatctgttatttttttctcttgCCGGATTGGCATTAGAAAAAAATTGAAGCACActgcgtttggcagcaagtctcgcatcacactcacccatacaagtctatgggtgcttgtgaaacatcacactgcactcagatgtcatccgagtgtacGGCGATATACAcacagacaggcagcggaggagagggagaaagtactTTCTCCCTCTTATCCACACCTGTGGTCCAATCACAAGATTGGATCATATACCAGAGTAGGGAAACCGGGTGTATGCCGCACTGTCATCAGAATGTCCAGATGctcagcctccttcatcaggacaatcaagaATTCAAGGTTGATTTTTCTTGAATATCCTGATGTAGGAGACTCAgctctctgaaatgcgttgacttAAATAAATGAACTTTAAATCAATCAACATCTGGACCTTTTGGTGACAGCGCGTTATATACCTGGTTTCCCTACTCTtgtatttgatctctgtatatctgGGGCTGCGTCAGCCACCATTTCTATAGTGCTATTAGGAATTGTGACTGGCTCAACCCTAATAGGTGAGTTTATTCTTAGTCTTTTCACTCTctctacctggtaagaccctattctgtgCTTTTGTCCATAGTTTCGTATATTTAAGATTGGATCATAGTCACATGAAACTCGGCTCACACTCGTAGCAGAGCTTGAgctgaagattattattattatttattattataactccatttattccatggaactTTACAAGTGAGTAGGGTATACATaacaaacaagtacaacaatcatgaacattacaaaaacagactggtacaggaggagagaggaccctgcccacgagggctcacagtctacaggaaatgggtgagggtacagtagatgagatcagagctggttgcgcagtcgtgtaatggactgagggttattgtaggttgtaggcttgtggaagaggtgggtcttcaggttccttttgaagctttcaacAATAAGTgagaaggccccgtcacactaagcaacatcgctagcaacatcgctggtaacgaacaacttttgtgacgttgctagcgatgttgctgtgtgtgacatccagcaacaacctggcccctgctgtgaggtcgttggttgttgctgaatgtcctgggccattttttagttgttgctgtcctgctgtgaagcacagatcgctgtgtgtgacagcgagacagcaacaactaatgtgcagtgagcaggagccggcttctgcggaggctggtaaccaatgtaaatatcgggtaaccaagaagccctgtccttggttacccgatatttacctttgataccagcctcagccgctctcactgtcagtgccggctcctgctctgtgcacatgtagctgcagcacacatcaggtaattaacccgatgtgtgctgtaactaggagagcaaggagccagcactaagcagtgtgcgctgctccctgctctgtgcacatttagctgcagcacacatcaggtaattaacccgatgtgtgctgtaactaggagagcaaggagccagcgctaagcattgtgcgctgctccctgctctgtgcacatttagctgcagcacacatcgggttaattaacctgatgtgtgctgtaactaggagactgggggctggtcactggttgctggtgagctcaccagcaactcgtgtagccacgctccagcgatccctgccaggtcaggttgctggtgggatcgctggagcgtcgcagtgtgacagctcaccagcaacctcctagcaacttaccagcgatccctatcgttgttgggatcgctggtaagttgcttagtgtgactggacctagagtctgatatgctggggtagagcatcttCATTAGCATATCGCGTCTGATGCTCTTGCATTGAATACAATACTCCAGTGGAACTGAAGGCCAAAGAACTATCTTCAGCATAAAAAAGAACAAGGAGTCCACAGAGCCCTGATTTCAACATTATCAAGTCTGTGTGagcttacatgaagagacagaaagaTTTGTGCAAGCTTTTATCCACAGAAGAATTTATCAACAGGTTTTTGCTTTTTAATCTAAGATAGCAATATATAGTTTGTGAGACCctaattccagggatgtgtcactcatTAGGTtgtgtgttgtagtttcaatataatcagtattttttcaaaacgtAATTGCCACTGTCGGACTACATCTCACGGACTACATCTCACGCACAGGGCACACAAGCTAATCTGTTTAACCCCACCCCTGATTAGCAGCTTGCTAACATTACACAGAtaactgccagtcaggggtgtggtggGCAAGGTTATACACAGAGCAAAAGACTTACcgtagctctgctgcatctgagaaAACATGTAtactatcaaaactgcaccaagctgtCCAGTAAGGGCACAGTCACACGGCAGTATATCTTGTGTGAGGATCCCATCGCAATGCTCAGACTGGCTGTTGGCTCTCCCAACAAGACCGTGACAACGTGTATTTCTGTTCAGCTgtcacgctcgggtcaggagagccaccagcCAGTCCAAGCATTGCGATGTGATCCTCGGACGAGTTATACAGCTCTCAGAttttatagcaaaatcctgctgacaaattccctttaacagcaCATCAGCCTAGTGTCTAAGTTAACCTAAAGGTTAGTTCATGTGTCGAGATCATTATTACCGTTGTTTTGCTTATTGAATCATTCATATTATACGGGTAGCTCATTATCATTCATTTTTAGGAGATGCAATTGTGTATGTAAATGGTGATGATAATGATTTGATTGTTTTGTTTCTCttctgtatgtatttatttattttttaattattttttttttgctttgttttgtttTAAGACACTTTACAGGACTCTACAAACCAAGAACTACTACATCAGTTAAAgatgcagtcactttttggatctcACCTGGACCAGCTTCAAAAGCC contains:
- the LOC142296311 gene encoding relaxin-3-like, with the protein product MALLLRGSVLFAALLMLVSALPGELRGKRSPITASEYGVKLCGREFIRAVIFACGGSRWKRLLQEDGRSPGYRSTDTLQDSTNQELLHQLKMQSLFGSHLDQLQKPNIQLKQQPLKDTFHSYDDYNYTPVEDFSEYIRQVDDTSELENSAGSDGFPWIQTSRRRRELSIGVAGICCKWGCTKAEISTLC